The Catenuloplanes niger genome includes a window with the following:
- a CDS encoding glycosyltransferase 87 family protein, with amino-acid sequence MEDHSARMTLFTRFGRPHVGAAVLWAVFVAIAIVSSVLVLRRPPDDRLSDLHIYYGAAETVRAGYPLYGYVAENGGPFTYPPFAAVLFVSLTWIPELALRIVWLAAVTGAVAAIGAAMSRLLPERTGRYAGLLAPGIAIAVLITSSAQSNLRFGQVSAFLVLLALVDAAGLTPARYRGMLIGTAAAIKLIPLLFVAFLLWSRQTGAAVRAAVTFVGCGVLGALALPSDSWTYWSGTVLRTSRIGDLASTGNQSINGVLLRAGVPQTGVWIVLAGAVCLVALWHARRAHLSGEPGRAAVLVGCATVAASPISWTHHQVWLPLAAIMLITAGGGRTGRVAGTVLLFAAVLSPSTVLRAAGAYPGLAFVGDNARTLATVAVCLTGLGLAHAAAGGRPPALPRPRPVPSAVRKASGQDRLAYVQGVEPDQTEDDAERGQ; translated from the coding sequence ATGGAGGACCACTCCGCCCGGATGACCCTTTTCACCCGGTTCGGCCGCCCCCACGTGGGGGCGGCCGTGCTCTGGGCGGTGTTCGTGGCGATCGCGATCGTGTCGTCCGTGCTGGTGCTGCGCCGCCCGCCGGACGACCGCCTGTCGGATCTGCACATCTACTACGGCGCGGCGGAGACGGTCCGGGCCGGTTATCCGCTGTACGGGTACGTGGCGGAGAACGGCGGCCCGTTCACCTACCCGCCGTTCGCCGCGGTCCTGTTCGTGTCGTTGACCTGGATCCCGGAGCTCGCTCTGCGGATCGTCTGGCTGGCGGCCGTGACCGGGGCCGTGGCCGCGATCGGTGCGGCGATGTCCCGCCTGCTGCCCGAGCGGACCGGCCGGTACGCCGGGTTGCTCGCGCCGGGCATCGCGATCGCCGTGCTGATCACCTCGTCCGCGCAGAGCAATCTGCGGTTCGGTCAGGTCAGCGCCTTCCTGGTGCTGCTGGCGCTGGTCGACGCGGCCGGTCTGACGCCGGCCCGGTACCGGGGCATGCTGATCGGCACGGCCGCCGCGATCAAGCTGATCCCGCTGTTGTTCGTGGCCTTCCTGCTGTGGTCGCGGCAGACCGGTGCCGCGGTGCGGGCGGCTGTCACGTTCGTCGGCTGTGGGGTGCTGGGCGCGCTGGCGTTGCCGTCGGACAGCTGGACGTACTGGTCCGGCACGGTGCTGCGCACGTCCCGGATCGGCGACCTGGCCTCGACCGGCAACCAGTCGATCAACGGGGTGCTGCTGCGCGCCGGTGTCCCGCAGACCGGTGTGTGGATCGTGCTGGCCGGCGCGGTCTGCCTGGTGGCGCTCTGGCATGCGCGCCGCGCCCACCTGTCCGGCGAGCCCGGCCGGGCCGCCGTGCTGGTCGGTTGCGCGACCGTGGCCGCCTCGCCGATCTCCTGGACGCACCACCAGGTGTGGCTGCCGCTGGCGGCGATCATGCTGATCACGGCGGGTGGCGGACGAACCGGACGCGTCGCCGGTACGGTGCTGCTGTTCGCGGCCGTGCTGTCGCCGAGCACGGTGCTGCGCGCCGCCGGCGCGTACCCCGGCTTGGCTTTCGTCGGTGACAACGCGCGGACGCTGGCCACGGTCGCGGTGTGTCTGACCGGCCTCGGTCTCGCTCACGCCGCGGCCGGCGGCCGTCCGCCCGCGCTGCCTCGCCCCCGCCCGGTCCCATCCGCCGTGCGGAAGGCGTCAGGACAGGATCGTCTTGCGTACGTGCAGGGCGTAGAGCCAGACCAGACCGAAGATGACGCCGAGCGCGGTCAGTGA
- a CDS encoding DUF4233 domain-containing protein, whose product MSTPDRKPSGLRNPEGAVRGLGAGTLIMEAVILLLAIQPIRLLGGDLGPVAIGLVITLTVAAIALAGLMRRPWAWHGGSALQIALLAGGFLHWSLTALGVIFGLVWLYALHVRKTILS is encoded by the coding sequence ATGAGCACCCCCGACCGTAAGCCCTCCGGGCTGCGTAACCCGGAGGGCGCGGTGCGCGGCCTCGGCGCCGGCACCCTGATCATGGAAGCCGTGATCCTGCTGCTCGCCATCCAGCCGATCCGGTTGCTCGGCGGCGACCTCGGGCCGGTCGCGATCGGCCTGGTCATCACGCTGACCGTGGCCGCGATCGCGCTGGCCGGCCTGATGCGGCGGCCGTGGGCCTGGCACGGCGGCAGCGCACTGCAGATCGCGCTGCTGGCCGGTGGCTTCCTGCACTGGTCACTGACCGCGCTCGGCGTCATCTTCGGTCTGGTCTGGCTCTACGCCCTGCACGTACGCAAGACGATCCTGTCCTGA